The Halanaerobiaceae bacterium ANBcell28 genome window below encodes:
- a CDS encoding leucine-rich repeat domain-containing protein, protein MISFKNLKIGTTFILLFLLLSSISLSMIAADALEQDDAFLLGDLNNDNVVNSLDSVILMNHINGSDTLDPSYLKAADINGDNLVNSVDYLLLKRHLLGFFFENDIIIEVVDSETGHGLEGTYLSFSIDGFDDIQYVYETDEDGYFTFKNVRLDVATRARINVMREGYITEEFIIYATSIYGEPYTMIGDDAVILYPEKIVEFEDMSFESYVRSHIDKPTGSIYLSDVRNITRLAPYFMCILSFEGIQHFHNLIELDFGNDGSFIDPTPPGHNQVEDLSPLAELKKLEVLKFGANRVKDISPLAELSNLRELSFNNNLVLDLSPLAGLKKLEILYFDANQVADLTPLSELSNLKILTFANNPIDDISPLSELSNLEDLAFLNTQVRDISPLSQLFELKQLWISNNLIQDISPVKNLSNLERLLLAENLIYDISVLVENDFPVLSLVNLADNNLNLQEGSVDMENIKILEERGITVSY, encoded by the coding sequence ATGATTAGTTTTAAAAATCTGAAAATTGGAACGACTTTTATTCTGTTATTTTTGCTACTTTCATCAATTTCGTTATCAATGATAGCGGCAGATGCTCTTGAGCAGGATGATGCTTTTTTGCTGGGTGACCTTAATAATGACAATGTAGTGAATTCTCTTGATTCCGTTATACTTATGAATCATATAAATGGAAGTGATACTTTGGATCCATCTTATTTAAAAGCAGCAGATATTAATGGAGATAATTTAGTTAATTCAGTGGATTATCTCTTATTAAAAAGACATTTATTAGGATTTTTCTTTGAAAATGATATAATTATTGAAGTAGTTGATTCTGAAACCGGACATGGTCTAGAAGGTACTTATCTAAGTTTTAGTATAGATGGTTTTGACGACATACAATATGTTTATGAGACAGATGAAGATGGATATTTTACATTTAAAAATGTTAGACTTGACGTTGCTACAAGAGCTAGGATTAATGTTATGAGAGAGGGGTACATAACTGAAGAATTTATTATATATGCTACGTCTATCTATGGAGAGCCATATACTATGATTGGTGATGACGCTGTCATACTTTATCCAGAAAAAATTGTTGAGTTTGAAGATATGAGCTTTGAAAGTTATGTAAGGTCACATATAGATAAACCTACTGGGTCTATCTATCTAAGTGATGTAAGAAATATAACAAGGCTTGCACCTTATTTCATGTGTATTCTATCTTTTGAAGGAATACAACATTTTCATAACTTAATAGAGCTCGACTTTGGTAATGACGGATCTTTTATTGATCCTACACCTCCTGGTCATAATCAAGTAGAGGATTTATCACCACTAGCAGAGCTTAAAAAACTGGAAGTACTAAAATTTGGGGCTAATAGAGTAAAAGATATTTCACCTTTAGCTGAGCTAAGTAATTTGCGTGAATTATCTTTTAATAATAACTTGGTTTTAGATCTTTCTCCTTTAGCAGGTTTGAAAAAACTGGAAATTTTATATTTTGATGCTAATCAAGTTGCTGATTTAACTCCATTATCGGAACTTAGTAATTTGAAAATCTTAACATTTGCAAATAACCCCATTGACGATATTAGTCCACTTTCTGAACTAAGCAATTTGGAGGATTTGGCTTTTTTGAACACACAGGTTAGGGATATTTCTCCTTTATCTCAATTATTTGAGTTAAAGCAACTATGGATATCCAATAATTTAATTCAGGATATATCACCTGTCAAAAATTTATCCAACTTGGAGCGGCTTTTACTGGCAGAAAATTTAATATATGACATCTCTGTCCTAGTTGAAAATGATTTTCCAGTATTAAGTCTTGTAAACCTTGCTGATAACAATTTAAATCTTCAGGAAGGTTCAGTAGATATGGAAAACATTAAAATACTTGAGGAAAGAGGAATAACCGTTAGTTATTAA
- a CDS encoding chromate transporter: MKDIWKLFIIFCRIGGFTFGGGYAMLPIIQKEIAEVRKWATEEEIIDYYAIGQCTPGIIAINTATMIGYRHKGVLGALAATLGMVFPSLLIITIIASFFQRFQEYQMVQHAFAGIQIAVIALIVQIVMKMWKRSVKDYFGAIVFIMGFLLLSFFRFSPIIVIVASAVAGIIVHSRRVISVGSDFDEGSED, from the coding sequence ATGAAAGATATCTGGAAATTATTTATTATTTTTTGCCGTATTGGAGGTTTTACTTTTGGTGGAGGCTATGCCATGCTTCCTATTATACAAAAGGAAATAGCGGAAGTAAGAAAATGGGCGACAGAAGAGGAGATCATAGATTATTATGCTATTGGTCAATGTACACCTGGGATTATAGCCATTAATACTGCTACCATGATTGGTTATCGTCATAAAGGAGTATTGGGAGCTTTGGCTGCTACATTAGGAATGGTTTTTCCCTCTCTTTTGATTATCACAATTATTGCTAGTTTTTTTCAGAGATTTCAGGAATACCAAATGGTACAACATGCTTTTGCAGGTATTCAAATAGCTGTTATAGCTTTAATTGTACAGATAGTAATGAAAATGTGGAAAAGATCTGTTAAAGATTATTTTGGAGCAATTGTTTTTATTATGGGATTTTTACTCTTGTCTTTTTTTAGATTTTCACCGATTATTGTGATTGTTGCTTCTGCTGTAGCAGGAATTATTGTTCATTCTAGAAGAGTAATCAGTGTAGGCTCTGATTTTGATGAAGGAAGTGAAGATTAA
- a CDS encoding LysM peptidoglycan-binding domain-containing protein translates to MKKKFIIESRTALILILFLLLSSTVMATVLPHEMGQRFIFPEDIMPQSYQSYQVRGGDSLFSIAQRFGISLVELRQANNLWTDSIRIGQRLNIPVNDADYVFYRVQAGDTLSRIARTFNIALSEIRRANNIWNDNIEVGQELTIPQVMNQQRSYTVQRGDTLFRIASRFGITVAELSNVNDLSLGYIWPGQVLTIPSNNRNFNPTRETIVVDAGHGGRDPGAVTHYNSQLIKESDIVLDISKRLVNLLEQAGFNVIETRTGDYALSLWQRVQASYQNNADLFVSVHTDNSPNFPWTGGSNVYIQPGADWNTFQVAETVQRNLEQITGRPTNSLGRVLRRRFTVVMQSRPAILVETGFLSNQRDIRGFQTPEFRQTIAQGIFNGIVEWIN, encoded by the coding sequence ATGAAGAAAAAATTTATTATTGAAAGTAGAACTGCACTTATATTAATTTTATTCTTATTATTATCCAGCACAGTTATGGCGACGGTTCTTCCACATGAAATGGGGCAACGCTTTATTTTCCCTGAAGACATTATGCCTCAATCTTATCAAAGTTATCAAGTACGTGGAGGTGATTCACTCTTTTCCATAGCACAAAGATTTGGAATAAGCCTTGTAGAGCTAAGACAGGCAAACAATCTCTGGACTGATAGTATTCGTATTGGACAGCGTCTAAATATTCCTGTTAATGATGCAGATTATGTTTTCTACAGGGTTCAAGCTGGAGACACCCTTTCCAGAATTGCAAGAACTTTTAATATTGCCCTTAGTGAGATAAGAAGGGCCAACAATATCTGGAATGATAATATCGAAGTAGGTCAAGAGTTAACTATCCCACAGGTTATGAATCAACAACGAAGCTATACTGTTCAGAGAGGGGACACCTTATTTAGAATAGCAAGTCGCTTTGGAATTACAGTGGCTGAATTAAGTAATGTAAATGACCTAAGTCTTGGATATATCTGGCCTGGACAAGTCTTAACAATTCCAAGTAATAATCGTAATTTCAATCCTACTAGAGAAACTATAGTAGTAGATGCTGGCCATGGCGGTAGAGATCCAGGAGCAGTAACTCATTATAATTCACAACTTATTAAAGAGTCAGACATAGTGCTTGATATATCCAAAAGACTTGTTAATCTTCTAGAACAAGCCGGTTTTAATGTTATAGAAACTAGAACAGGAGATTATGCACTAAGCCTCTGGCAAAGAGTACAGGCTTCTTATCAAAATAATGCTGATCTTTTTGTCAGTGTTCATACAGATAATAGTCCTAACTTCCCCTGGACTGGCGGAAGTAATGTATATATACAGCCAGGAGCAGACTGGAATACTTTCCAAGTAGCAGAAACTGTACAAAGAAACTTGGAACAAATTACAGGAAGACCAACAAATAGCTTAGGAAGGGTCTTAAGAAGACGTTTCACTGTTGTTATGCAATCAAGACCAGCTATTCTAGTTGAAACTGGTTTTCTATCAAACCAACGTGATATTAGGGGTTTTCAGACACCTGAATTCCGTCAAACAATTGCCCAAGGTATTTTCAATGGTATAGTTGAATGGATAAACTAA